A genomic segment from candidate division KSB1 bacterium encodes:
- a CDS encoding bifunctional enoyl-CoA hydratase/phosphate acetyltransferase → MICCLDEVLEQAIRFGPFRVAIAGAADEAALSAIALAHAKGLARGLAFGSRAQVEAILSSIGADASCLESIEDESDDQVCCRLAVEAVRSGAADLLLKGKVKTATLLRAVLDADTGLRTGRLLSDVFVFENPRREPNHLQMITDGGVTIRPDLEQKVQIIQNAVEVAQALGNPQPKVALLSAVETVTPAIPSTQEAAILAQMWRRGQIRGCILDGPLALDNAVSAEAAKIKGIDSPVAGDADILVCPDIESANMLAKSTTYFAGFRLAHVIVGARAPVLIPSRSDTADAKLMSVALGSLVLARQRGL, encoded by the coding sequence ATGATCTGCTGTCTGGATGAGGTTCTGGAACAGGCGATTCGATTTGGGCCGTTTCGGGTGGCGATTGCTGGCGCGGCAGACGAAGCCGCTCTCTCGGCGATCGCCCTGGCCCACGCGAAAGGGCTGGCACGCGGGCTGGCATTCGGTTCGAGAGCTCAAGTGGAGGCGATCCTCAGCTCCATCGGCGCCGACGCTTCCTGCCTGGAGTCCATTGAGGACGAAAGTGACGACCAAGTCTGCTGTCGCCTGGCTGTGGAGGCTGTGCGCTCCGGCGCAGCGGATCTTCTCCTCAAGGGAAAAGTCAAGACGGCGACCCTGCTCCGCGCCGTGCTCGACGCAGACACAGGTCTGCGGACGGGACGACTTCTGAGCGACGTGTTCGTGTTCGAGAATCCGCGCCGGGAGCCCAACCACCTCCAGATGATCACGGACGGAGGCGTGACGATCCGCCCCGACCTCGAGCAGAAAGTGCAGATCATCCAGAACGCGGTGGAGGTGGCGCAGGCCCTCGGCAATCCGCAGCCGAAGGTAGCCCTGCTCTCCGCTGTGGAGACGGTGACCCCGGCGATCCCCTCTACCCAGGAAGCCGCGATCCTGGCCCAGATGTGGAGGCGCGGCCAGATCCGTGGCTGCATCCTGGATGGGCCTCTTGCCCTCGACAACGCGGTTAGCGCAGAAGCGGCGAAGATCAAAGGCATTGATTCCCCTGTGGCAGGAGACGCGGACATCCTGGTGTGCCCCGATATCGAGTCGGCGAATATGCTGGCCAAGAGCACGACGTACTTTGCAGGCTTCCGTTTGGCGCACGTGATTGTGGGCGCACGCGCCCCTGTGCTCATCCCGTCCCGTTCCGACACGGCCGACGCCAAACTGATGTCCGTCGCTCTGGGTAGTTTGGTCCTGGCCAGGCAACGAGGGCTGTGA
- a CDS encoding radical SAM protein, translated as MNPRGSARSTGNLDGRLKVCEIFTSIQGESTYAGLPCVFIRLTGCPLRCRYCDTTYAFTEGELMAIDEILPLVRQARVQMVEITGGEPLAQRSTPELCRVLLGEGYRVLVETSGALDISPLPNEVVIIMDVKTPGSGECHRNRWENLALLKPLDEVKFVITSREDFDWSVELVRRERLHERLSVLFSPAWGWVDPADLAAWVRDSGLPIRFQLPLHKVLWPHRERGV; from the coding sequence GTGAATCCGAGAGGTTCAGCGCGGTCTACCGGGAACCTTGACGGTCGCCTCAAGGTCTGCGAGATCTTCACCTCGATCCAGGGAGAGAGCACGTATGCCGGCTTGCCTTGCGTGTTCATCCGCCTTACGGGATGTCCCCTTCGGTGCCGTTACTGCGATACAACCTACGCGTTCACCGAAGGGGAGCTTATGGCGATCGACGAGATCCTTCCTCTGGTGAGGCAGGCTCGGGTCCAGATGGTGGAGATAACGGGGGGCGAACCGCTGGCCCAACGCTCCACCCCGGAGCTGTGCCGGGTACTCCTTGGGGAGGGCTACCGGGTTCTTGTGGAAACCAGCGGTGCTCTCGACATCTCCCCGCTTCCCAATGAGGTGGTGATCATCATGGACGTCAAGACGCCGGGAAGTGGCGAGTGCCATCGGAACCGTTGGGAAAACCTGGCGCTTTTGAAGCCGCTGGACGAGGTCAAATTCGTGATCACTTCCCGCGAGGATTTTGACTGGAGTGTGGAGCTGGTCCGACGCGAGCGCTTGCACGAGCGCCTATCGGTGCTCTTCTCCCCCGCCTGGGGATGGGTGGATCCCGCCGACTTGGCCGCGTGGGTACGCGACTCCGGCCTCCCCATCCGTTTTCAGCTCCCTCTGCACAAGGTTCTCTGGCCCCACAGGGAACGCGGCGTGTAA
- the hypB gene encoding hydrogenase nickel incorporation protein HypB: MATRKVPVYEKILKANDYVAQQNRRLFDASGVTVVGILGGPGSGKTSLLERTLERFAENGLKAAVLVGDLATTRDAERLGRYEVEAIQLTTGGACHLEAQQVHEALGALNLADIDYLFIENVGNLVCPAAYDLGEHVRVVVLSVPEGDDKIAKYPSIVRSAQALVLNKIDLLGSVEFDEERVRRDLQAVNPSLTVVRLSCRTGEGIDQWIEYLEQVRGRMDRA, from the coding sequence TTGGCGACACGTAAGGTCCCGGTCTACGAGAAGATCCTCAAGGCGAACGATTACGTAGCCCAGCAGAACCGGCGCCTCTTCGATGCCAGCGGAGTCACCGTGGTTGGGATCCTGGGCGGGCCTGGCTCAGGCAAGACGAGTCTGCTGGAGCGTACGCTGGAGCGCTTCGCGGAAAACGGCCTTAAGGCAGCGGTTCTGGTGGGCGATCTGGCCACCACGCGCGACGCCGAGCGCCTGGGTCGTTACGAAGTGGAAGCCATCCAGCTAACTACCGGAGGGGCCTGCCACCTCGAGGCACAGCAAGTTCACGAGGCGCTGGGCGCCCTCAATCTTGCGGACATCGATTACCTGTTCATCGAAAACGTCGGCAATCTCGTTTGCCCCGCAGCCTACGACCTCGGCGAGCACGTGCGGGTGGTCGTGCTAAGCGTTCCGGAAGGGGACGACAAGATCGCCAAATATCCGAGCATCGTTCGCTCGGCTCAGGCCTTGGTCTTGAACAAGATCGACCTCCTTGGGTCCGTGGAGTTCGATGAGGAACGCGTCCGGAGGGATCTGCAGGCGGTGAATCCTTCTCTGACGGTAGTGCGCCTATCCTGCCGCACGGGGGAGGGAATCGATCAGTGGATCGAGTATCTGGAGCAGGTGCGAGGCCGGATGGACCGCGCGTGA
- the queD gene encoding 6-carboxytetrahydropterin synthase QueD, translating into MYLLRVSTHFDSAHRLAGYSGACERPHGHTWHVQVTVATPELDSVGMGIDFHELEKVVEAVVSHYDHTMLNDLPEFAGQNPTAENLARTLFRQIEAKLPPKCRLVEVEVRESERFSAVYREP; encoded by the coding sequence ATGTACTTGCTCAGAGTCTCCACTCACTTTGATTCGGCGCACCGCTTGGCCGGCTATTCAGGGGCCTGCGAACGCCCCCATGGCCACACCTGGCACGTACAGGTGACGGTGGCCACCCCCGAGCTCGACAGCGTCGGCATGGGCATCGACTTCCACGAGCTCGAGAAAGTGGTCGAAGCCGTTGTCTCCCATTACGATCACACGATGCTGAACGACCTTCCCGAGTTCGCCGGCCAGAATCCGACCGCCGAGAACCTGGCCCGCACCCTCTTCCGCCAAATTGAAGCCAAATTGCCGCCCAAATGTCGCCTGGTGGAGGTGGAGGTCCGTGAATCCGAGAGGTTCAGCGCGGTCTACCGGGAACCTTGA
- the hypD gene encoding hydrogenase formation protein HypD, producing MGRGSMGLSPYIAAFRDPDRVARSLELLAAESEGLRATFMEVCGTHTVAIFRHGLRPLLPAGIRLISGPGCPVCVTPNSTIDRAVAMADLPRTTVATFGDMMRVPGSRSSLEEKRSLGADVRVVYSPLEAVEIASATPGRTVIFVAVGFETTAPAVAAAVLEASRRGLTNFFLLVAHKTMPQAMRALVTGDKIGLDGFICPGHVSTIIGAGPYRFLAEEFSKACVIAGFEPLDIVEAIRLLVRQVREKKPDVAIQYRRVVRPEGNPRALEIMYRVFEPCDSEWRGLGWIPSSGLRLREEFRAFDAEAQLAVEVEPPRENPGCRCGDVLRGLVNPEDCPLFGTTCTPDTPVGPCMVSTEGTCAAVYRYGERR from the coding sequence GTGGGTCGGGGCAGCATGGGCCTATCGCCGTACATCGCAGCCTTTCGCGATCCTGACCGCGTGGCCCGGAGCCTTGAGCTCCTTGCTGCCGAAAGCGAGGGGCTGCGCGCTACGTTCATGGAGGTTTGCGGCACCCACACCGTGGCGATCTTCCGGCACGGTCTGCGACCGCTCCTCCCGGCGGGGATTCGCCTGATTTCCGGGCCGGGATGCCCAGTTTGTGTCACCCCCAACTCGACCATCGATCGGGCCGTCGCGATGGCGGACCTGCCCCGAACGACGGTGGCCACGTTTGGCGATATGATGCGCGTACCTGGGTCCCGAAGCTCGCTGGAAGAGAAGCGATCCCTGGGCGCAGACGTACGCGTCGTGTACTCACCCCTGGAGGCCGTTGAGATCGCCTCGGCAACGCCGGGCCGCACCGTGATCTTTGTCGCCGTGGGGTTCGAGACGACCGCCCCCGCTGTCGCTGCGGCCGTTCTGGAAGCCAGTAGGCGCGGGTTGACAAACTTCTTCCTTCTGGTCGCTCACAAGACGATGCCTCAGGCCATGCGGGCCTTGGTGACGGGAGACAAGATCGGGCTGGACGGCTTTATCTGCCCGGGACATGTAAGCACGATCATCGGCGCGGGGCCCTATCGCTTTCTGGCAGAGGAATTCTCCAAGGCCTGCGTGATCGCTGGGTTCGAGCCGCTGGACATCGTCGAGGCCATCCGCCTGCTCGTCCGTCAGGTGCGGGAGAAGAAACCGGACGTGGCAATCCAGTACCGCAGGGTGGTACGGCCGGAGGGTAATCCAAGGGCGCTGGAGATAATGTACAGGGTGTTCGAGCCCTGCGACTCGGAGTGGAGGGGGCTCGGCTGGATACCTAGCTCGGGCCTGAGGCTGCGGGAGGAGTTCCGAGCCTTCGACGCAGAGGCCCAGCTTGCCGTGGAGGTGGAACCGCCCAGGGAGAATCCGGGCTGCAGATGTGGCGACGTCCTCAGGGGGCTCGTAAACCCCGAGGATTGCCCCCTTTTTGGTACGACCTGCACGCCAGACACTCCGGTCGGACCATGCATGGTCTCGACGGAGGGAACATGTGCGGCCGTCTACCGGTACGGGGAGCGCAGATAG
- the hypF gene encoding carbamoyltransferase HypF: MDRVSGAGARPDGPRVRAVEITISGIVQGVGFRPFVYRLAREHGVRGRVRNTTLGVEIYAEAGDGTLETFVAELRRRHPPLAFVLDFRVRPAEVRGYADFQIEKSGPEETRTAMVPPDIATCEDCLQEVLDPADRRYRYPFANCTNCGPRFTITRDIPYDRANTSMSAFTMCDECRREYEDPLDRRFHAQPNACPACGPHLEVWDNLGYRLEGVEDPILFVAEQLREGKIVAVKGLGGYHLAVDAENEMAVRRLRERKGREEKPFAIMVRDLEAASQLVELDAAACELLRSPRRPIVLLPRRPDCPVAPSVAPHNAFLGIMLPYTPLHHLLLQEGFRALVMTSGNLSEEPICIANEEAVERLASLADLFLVHNRAILVRCDDSVIRWLPGGEFLPVRRARGFVPQPVVLPWPLRPVLAVGAELKNTVCLAAGTRATLSQHIGDLENLEALDFFQEAISHLRSILQIEPEVVAHDLHPDYLSTQWAEENFRPERRVGVQHHHAHVASCLAENGREGPVLGLALDGAGYGPDGTVWGGEVLLASLRGYRRVARFFPVPMPGGARCVREPWRMALACLWAVDPDLAEERGAEWLGVDPPHAGAVLASLRHSLNAPLTSSCGRLFDAVSALLGLRGRISYEGQAATELEMAMYRNRSPAEALAVSVEPYPYTVARNGDLWELDWRPLFQAVVTDRVAGEDPSEISLRFHRTLVLALADLTLRVREEERVDTVALTGGCFQNVYLSASLSAALREAGFEVLVHRLVPPNDGGIALGQAVVAGLLSN; the protein is encoded by the coding sequence GTGGATCGAGTATCTGGAGCAGGTGCGAGGCCGGATGGACCGCGCGTGAGGGCCGTGGAGATCACGATCTCCGGGATCGTCCAGGGTGTCGGTTTCCGGCCCTTTGTCTACCGACTGGCGCGGGAACACGGGGTGCGCGGGCGGGTGCGCAACACCACGCTGGGGGTGGAGATCTACGCGGAAGCCGGGGACGGTACCCTGGAAACGTTCGTGGCCGAGCTGCGAAGGCGTCACCCGCCGCTGGCTTTCGTCCTGGATTTCCGGGTCCGACCCGCCGAAGTCCGGGGCTATGCCGATTTCCAGATCGAGAAGAGCGGGCCGGAGGAAACCCGCACGGCAATGGTCCCTCCCGACATCGCCACCTGCGAAGACTGCCTGCAGGAGGTTCTGGATCCGGCGGACCGGCGCTACCGCTATCCCTTCGCGAACTGTACGAACTGCGGGCCTCGCTTCACCATCACCCGGGACATCCCGTACGACCGAGCCAACACATCGATGTCTGCTTTCACGATGTGCGACGAGTGCCGCCGGGAGTACGAAGATCCCTTGGACCGCCGCTTCCACGCGCAGCCGAACGCGTGTCCCGCTTGTGGTCCGCACCTCGAGGTGTGGGACAATCTCGGCTACCGACTCGAGGGGGTGGAGGATCCCATTCTCTTCGTCGCCGAGCAGCTGCGCGAGGGGAAAATCGTGGCCGTGAAGGGGCTGGGTGGGTATCATCTGGCGGTGGACGCGGAGAACGAGATGGCTGTCCGCCGCCTCCGGGAGAGAAAGGGTAGGGAGGAAAAGCCCTTCGCGATCATGGTGCGGGACCTGGAGGCCGCCTCCCAGCTTGTGGAGCTTGACGCAGCGGCTTGCGAGCTCCTCCGATCCCCCCGGCGACCCATTGTGCTGCTGCCGCGCCGTCCGGACTGCCCGGTGGCGCCGTCCGTTGCCCCCCACAACGCCTTTCTGGGGATCATGCTTCCGTACACGCCGCTACACCATCTTCTGCTTCAGGAAGGGTTTCGCGCCTTGGTGATGACCAGCGGGAATCTGAGTGAGGAACCCATTTGCATTGCGAACGAGGAGGCTGTCGAGCGCTTGGCCTCGCTTGCCGACCTGTTCTTGGTGCACAATCGTGCCATCCTTGTCCGCTGCGACGATTCCGTGATTCGCTGGTTGCCGGGCGGTGAGTTTCTGCCCGTGCGGCGGGCGCGTGGCTTTGTCCCGCAGCCGGTCGTTTTGCCCTGGCCCTTGCGTCCCGTACTGGCCGTGGGGGCGGAACTGAAAAATACCGTGTGCCTGGCCGCCGGAACTCGGGCTACCCTGAGCCAGCACATCGGTGATCTGGAAAACCTCGAGGCGCTGGATTTCTTTCAGGAGGCCATAAGCCACTTGCGGTCTATTCTCCAGATCGAGCCGGAGGTCGTCGCTCACGACTTGCACCCGGACTATCTGTCCACCCAGTGGGCGGAGGAGAACTTTCGTCCGGAAAGGCGGGTAGGGGTGCAGCACCATCACGCCCACGTCGCATCCTGTCTTGCGGAAAACGGTAGGGAGGGTCCGGTCCTTGGGCTTGCCCTGGACGGCGCTGGTTACGGCCCGGACGGCACCGTGTGGGGCGGGGAAGTTCTCCTGGCCAGCTTGCGGGGCTATCGGCGGGTGGCGCGCTTCTTCCCTGTGCCGATGCCCGGTGGGGCCCGTTGTGTCCGCGAGCCGTGGCGAATGGCCCTGGCCTGTCTGTGGGCGGTTGACCCGGATCTCGCGGAGGAGAGGGGAGCGGAGTGGTTGGGCGTGGACCCGCCCCATGCCGGCGCTGTGCTGGCGTCTCTCCGGCATTCCCTGAACGCGCCCCTCACCTCAAGCTGCGGCCGTCTGTTCGACGCAGTCTCCGCCCTTCTGGGCCTGCGCGGACGGATCTCCTACGAGGGCCAAGCCGCAACAGAGCTGGAGATGGCCATGTACAGGAACCGGTCGCCGGCAGAGGCCCTCGCGGTTTCGGTCGAGCCCTACCCGTACACGGTCGCGCGGAATGGAGATCTTTGGGAACTTGACTGGAGGCCTTTATTTCAGGCAGTGGTGACGGATCGAGTGGCGGGGGAGGATCCGAGCGAAATTAGCCTGAGGTTTCATCGCACGCTGGTCCTGGCGCTGGCTGACCTAACTCTGCGCGTACGGGAGGAGGAGCGAGTGGACACCGTCGCCCTGACCGGCGGATGCTTCCAGAACGTGTATCTGAGCGCGTCCCTTTCGGCCGCGCTCCGTGAGGCGGGTTTCGAGGTTCTGGTCCATCGACTGGTGCCTCCGAACGACGGCGGAATTGCCCTGGGACAAGCCGTGGTGGCCGGTCTTCTCTCTAACTGA
- the buk gene encoding butyrate kinase, whose product MRILVINPGSTSTRVALFEDEVCVHTERLAHDAEELEKAGSLWGQFELRKAVVLGFLAQNGIDLASLDAVVGRGGLLKPLPGGTYLVNEAMIEDARKGLQGEHVSNLGCALAKAIADEAGCPAYVVDPVSVDEFEPLARYSGHPRIERRALSHSLSIHAVARRAAQQLGLRYELAHFVVAHLGGGISVAPVRGGRIIDVNDASSDGPFSPERTGGLPLQPFITLCYSGEFREDEMRRFVMGKGGLVAYLGTNNAVEVERRILQDGDLRAREVYEAMAYQIAKEIGAMATVLKGQVDAIVLTGGLASSDMLCTWIAERVSFIARVLRYPGEFEMEAMAEGALRVLRGEEQALSY is encoded by the coding sequence TTGAGAATTCTGGTCATTAACCCGGGATCGACTTCCACGCGCGTGGCGCTCTTTGAGGATGAGGTCTGTGTCCATACCGAGCGCTTGGCGCACGACGCGGAGGAGCTGGAGAAGGCAGGCTCGTTGTGGGGACAGTTCGAGTTGCGGAAAGCCGTGGTGCTTGGATTCTTGGCTCAGAACGGCATCGATCTGGCCAGTCTGGACGCGGTGGTGGGGCGCGGCGGGCTGCTGAAGCCGCTGCCCGGCGGCACATACTTGGTCAACGAGGCGATGATCGAGGACGCACGCAAAGGCCTCCAGGGCGAGCATGTCTCCAACCTCGGTTGTGCTCTGGCCAAGGCCATTGCGGATGAGGCGGGCTGTCCGGCCTACGTGGTCGACCCGGTGTCCGTCGACGAATTTGAGCCGCTGGCGCGCTACTCCGGGCATCCTCGCATCGAGCGCCGGGCGCTGTCCCATTCCCTCAGCATCCACGCGGTCGCGCGCCGAGCTGCGCAACAGCTTGGGCTTCGCTACGAGCTGGCCCATTTCGTTGTGGCGCACCTGGGCGGGGGCATTTCCGTGGCCCCGGTCAGGGGCGGCCGCATCATCGACGTGAACGATGCCAGCAGCGATGGCCCCTTCTCTCCCGAAAGGACGGGCGGGCTTCCTCTTCAGCCGTTCATCACATTGTGCTATTCCGGCGAGTTTCGCGAGGACGAAATGCGCCGCTTCGTAATGGGCAAGGGCGGACTGGTTGCCTACCTCGGCACCAACAATGCGGTGGAGGTGGAACGCCGCATCCTGCAGGATGGCGACCTCAGGGCCCGGGAGGTGTACGAAGCCATGGCCTACCAGATCGCCAAGGAGATCGGAGCCATGGCCACCGTGCTCAAGGGCCAAGTGGACGCCATCGTCCTGACCGGGGGACTGGCTTCCTCGGACATGCTGTGCACCTGGATCGCCGAGCGCGTCAGCTTCATCGCGCGCGTCCTTCGCTACCCAGGTGAATTTGAGATGGAAGCGATGGCCGAAGGGGCCCTCCGTGTACTGAGGGGCGAAGAGCAGGCCCTGTCATACTAA
- a CDS encoding alginate lyase family protein — translation MRMVLASAVLVLGASASIRAGEGRPFVLLRPEELAQVRLVVGEHPDLVGLRNALRAYADSALRLGPWSVTFLPSRAASGDPHDYYSEAPYWWPDPRNPAGPYVRRDGRVNPHHFSAHRTALGELANTALTLATAWYVLGDTACARRAAELVRIWFVDPATRMNPHLRYAQAIPGLTDGRPSGIIDGRRFIWLVQALAMLESWSGWPADQKESLRIWFHRYFEWLTSSEAGKRESRSLNNHATWYTAQWMAIASYLGDSAAVAHACEHFRSHLVPTQIQSNGSCPQEEARTRSLSYSAMNLDGFTVICRLARNWGSDLYSFELPNGASVRRAIDYLLPYLVRPATWTKEQITPFVPTRRIFLALAGLDLRRPDLLDLYLALPSEGDAIHALLELAVQARRLAGEP, via the coding sequence ATGCGTATGGTTCTCGCCTCCGCCGTTCTGGTCCTCGGTGCGTCGGCTTCGATCCGCGCGGGAGAAGGCAGACCCTTCGTGCTCCTCCGGCCCGAAGAGCTCGCGCAGGTACGACTTGTTGTCGGCGAACATCCGGACCTGGTGGGGCTCCGCAATGCCCTACGGGCGTACGCCGACAGCGCCTTGCGACTTGGCCCGTGGAGCGTCACCTTCCTTCCCTCCAGAGCGGCCAGCGGCGACCCCCACGACTACTACAGCGAGGCCCCCTATTGGTGGCCGGATCCTCGCAATCCGGCCGGCCCGTACGTTCGTCGAGACGGGCGCGTCAATCCCCATCACTTCTCGGCGCACCGAACAGCCCTGGGCGAGCTCGCCAACACGGCCCTGACCCTGGCCACCGCCTGGTACGTGCTCGGCGACACGGCTTGCGCGCGACGAGCAGCGGAGCTCGTGCGCATCTGGTTCGTGGATCCAGCGACGCGGATGAACCCTCACTTACGCTACGCTCAGGCCATCCCGGGGCTCACCGACGGACGCCCCAGCGGCATCATCGACGGTAGGAGGTTCATCTGGCTCGTCCAGGCCCTCGCCATGCTCGAGAGCTGGTCGGGGTGGCCCGCCGACCAAAAGGAGTCCCTCCGAATCTGGTTCCACCGCTACTTTGAATGGTTAACCTCCAGCGAGGCGGGGAAACGAGAGAGCCGGTCGCTCAACAACCACGCCACCTGGTACACGGCTCAATGGATGGCGATCGCCAGCTATTTGGGCGATTCGGCGGCCGTAGCCCACGCCTGCGAACACTTCCGCAGCCACCTGGTGCCCACGCAGATCCAGTCCAATGGGAGCTGCCCCCAGGAGGAAGCGCGCACGCGTTCCCTCAGCTACTCGGCCATGAACCTCGATGGGTTCACTGTCATCTGCCGCTTGGCCCGAAACTGGGGTAGCGACCTCTACAGCTTCGAGCTGCCCAATGGAGCCAGCGTACGGCGCGCGATCGACTACCTCCTGCCGTACCTTGTGCGCCCGGCAACCTGGACCAAAGAGCAGATTACACCCTTTGTCCCCACCCGCAGGATCTTTCTGGCCCTTGCCGGCCTCGATCTTCGGAGGCCTGATCTACTGGACCTATACCTGGCTCTGCCCTCCGAGGGCGACGCAATTCACGCGCTCCTCGAGCTCGCAGTGCAGGCGAGGCGGCTAGCTGGGGAGCCGTAA
- a CDS encoding hydrogenase maturation nickel metallochaperone HypA, with amino-acid sequence MSLIAAVLRGVEAKLAELGARRVRSIRLAVGILSGAEPALLESAFAALSPGTPCEGARLEIRRPPLRLRCRSCGNQEEQTEFALSCRLCRSPDVELEGGDELLVEEMEVDFGDT; translated from the coding sequence ATGTCGCTGATCGCGGCCGTGCTGCGTGGCGTGGAGGCCAAACTGGCTGAGCTCGGGGCCAGAAGGGTGCGCTCGATCCGTTTGGCCGTGGGGATTCTGTCAGGGGCAGAGCCGGCTCTCTTGGAATCAGCGTTCGCGGCTCTCTCGCCGGGTACGCCCTGCGAAGGTGCACGACTCGAAATCCGAAGGCCGCCCCTCAGGCTGCGCTGTCGCTCGTGCGGGAACCAGGAGGAGCAGACTGAATTCGCGTTGAGTTGCCGCTTGTGCCGAAGCCCGGATGTGGAGCTGGAGGGAGGAGACGAATTGCTCGTCGAGGAAATGGAGGTGGACTTTGGCGACACGTAA
- a CDS encoding HypC/HybG/HupF family hydrogenase formation chaperone → MCLGVPMRVVSVGDGFAVVEVGGVRKEVSIQFLEEVREGDYVIVHAGFALQRIDPAEAQATLELFQAHRIPTDA, encoded by the coding sequence GTGTGTCTCGGCGTCCCGATGCGGGTGGTCTCTGTGGGAGATGGGTTCGCGGTGGTCGAAGTTGGGGGTGTCCGGAAGGAAGTGAGCATCCAGTTTCTCGAAGAGGTGCGCGAGGGGGACTACGTGATCGTCCACGCGGGCTTTGCTCTTCAGAGAATAGATCCGGCCGAAGCACAGGCTACGCTGGAACTCTTTCAGGCGCACCGTATCCCAACGGATGCCTGA